In Flavobacterium hankyongi, the genomic window TGATTGTTTTTGTTGAATCAGTTTGTGCTTGTAAACCTAATGAAAACAAGGCCGTTGTAATTATCGTGATTTTTGTATTCATTTTATTTTAACTTATCTAGGGCAATATTTAATTTAAGTACGTTGATTTTTTCTGGACCGAAAACACGTGCTACAGGTTTTTCGGTGTTTTCAGTGATTAAATGTACCAATTTTTGTTCGTCTATATTTCTGATTTTTGCGATTCGTTTCACCTGAACTTCAGCCGCCTGTATCGAAATGTTCGGATCTAATCCACTTCCGCTTGCTGTTACTAAATCAGCAGGAATCTCACTTTTCTTAATCTCAGGATTTTGCATTAAGAACGTATCAATTCTTTTTTGTACTTCGGCTAAATATTCCGGATTGCTTGGGCCTTTATTACTTCCTCCCGAACCAGCAGCATTGTAAGCTACTGCTGAAGGACGAGAATTAAAATATTTGGTGTCCGTAAAGGATTGTCCGATGTTTAGATATTGTTTTTTACCGTTTACTTCAACGATTTCACCTTTCCCTTTGTTTGGAGTGATTTGGGCAATTCCTAAAATAAATAGCGTGTAAATTCCTGAGAAAAAAACCAAACATAATGCGGTCAATTTAACTCCAGATATAATATGTTTTTTCATTTTATTAAATTTTGGTTTACATGAATAATGCCACTACAACATCTATGGCTTTGATTCCGATAAATGGAACAATAATACCTCCCAATCCATACCACAATAGATTTCTTATCAATAAGGCCGAAGCTCCTATCGGTTTGTAGGTTACTCCTTTTAAAGCTAAAGGGATTAAGAATGGTATAACAATAGCGTTAAAGATTACTGCTGATAAAATAGCACTTTCAGGACTATGCAGATGCATAATATTCAATCCCTGTAATGAAGGAATGGCTGCAATGAAAAGGGCTGGGATAATCGCAAAATATTTCGCTACGTCATTGGCAATACTGAAGGTGGTTAAGGTTCCTCTTGTCATTAACAATTGTTTCCCTATTTCGACAATTTCAATCAGTTTGGTTGGATCGTTATCCAAATCTACCATGTTACCGGCTTCTTTTGCCGCTTGTGTTCCACTGTTCATAGCAACTCCAACATCAGCCTGAGCTAAAGCAGGAGCATCATTAGTACCGTCACCCATCATGGCTACGAGTTTACCCAACTGCTGTTCATTCTTGATGTAATTCATTTTGTCTTCCGGTTTGGCTTCGGCGATGAAATCATCAACACCTGCTTTATCGGCTATAAATTTGGCGGTTAACGGATTATCTCCGGTTACCATCACGGTTTTTACACCCATTTTACGCAAACGTTCGAAACGCTCCTGAATACCTGGCTTAATAATATCCTGTAATTCTATCACTCCCAAAACTTTTTCGTTTTCCGAAACTACCAATGGAGTTCCTCCATTACTTGAAATTTCGGTTACTTTATCAGCAGTTTCTTTAGGAAAGGCAAAACCTGCATTTTCGCTTAGGCTACGGATAGCATCGAACGCTCCTTTTCTTATTTTGGTTCCGTTCGACAAATTAACACCGCTGCTTCTAGTCTCAGCAGTGAATTTTATTAAAGTAGCTCCGTCCAATGATAGTTTTTTGACAATATCTTTTCCCGCTAATTCAATAATTGATTTCCCTTCTGGAGTTTCATCTGCTAAAGAAGAAAGCGCACAAGCTTTAATAAAATCATTTTCAGTAACACCATTTGTGGGGTAAAAGTGAGTCGCTTTTCTGTTTCCGATCGTAATTGTTCCTGTTTTATCTAACAATAAAACATCAATATCTCCTGCAGTTTCCACTGCTTTACCCGACTTTGTGATTACATTGGCACGCAAAGCTCTGTCCATTCCCGCTATACCAATTGCAGACAGGAGACCTCCAATTGTTGTTGGTATCAAACAAACGAATAATGAAATAAACGCTGCAATTGTGATTGGAATATTGGCATAATCTGCAAAAGGTTTCAATGTGACACAAACGATTATGAATACTAAAGTGAATCCTGCCAAAAGAATTGTCAGCGCAATTTCGTTAGGTGTTTTTTGACGTGAAGCACCTTCTACCAAGGCAATCATTTTATCTAAAAAACTTTCACCAGGTTCAGTAGTAACTTTAACAGTTATTCTGTCACTTAATACCTTTGTACCTCCTGTGACTGAACTTTT contains:
- a CDS encoding K(+)-transporting ATPase subunit C; translation: MKKHIISGVKLTALCLVFFSGIYTLFILGIAQITPNKGKGEIVEVNGKKQYLNIGQSFTDTKYFNSRPSAVAYNAAGSGGSNKGPSNPEYLAEVQKRIDTFLMQNPEIKKSEIPADLVTASGSGLDPNISIQAAEVQVKRIAKIRNIDEQKLVHLITENTEKPVARVFGPEKINVLKLNIALDKLK
- the kdpB gene encoding potassium-transporting ATPase subunit KdpB — translated: MKTKNKSLFQKELVLEALKQSFLKLNPATLFRNPIMFTVEIGTAVMFCVCLWILSGEQSQGSFAYNFAIFLILLFTLLFANFAEAIAEARGKAQADSLRKTREETPAKKVLELGQIYSDDVVMVSSSQLKKGDMFFCEAGDIIPTDGEIIEGLATIDESAITGESAPVIREAGGDKSSVTGGTKVLSDRITVKVTTEPGESFLDKMIALVEGASRQKTPNEIALTILLAGFTLVFIIVCVTLKPFADYANIPITIAAFISLFVCLIPTTIGGLLSAIGIAGMDRALRANVITKSGKAVETAGDIDVLLLDKTGTITIGNRKATHFYPTNGVTENDFIKACALSSLADETPEGKSIIELAGKDIVKKLSLDGATLIKFTAETRSSGVNLSNGTKIRKGAFDAIRSLSENAGFAFPKETADKVTEISSNGGTPLVVSENEKVLGVIELQDIIKPGIQERFERLRKMGVKTVMVTGDNPLTAKFIADKAGVDDFIAEAKPEDKMNYIKNEQQLGKLVAMMGDGTNDAPALAQADVGVAMNSGTQAAKEAGNMVDLDNDPTKLIEIVEIGKQLLMTRGTLTTFSIANDVAKYFAIIPALFIAAIPSLQGLNIMHLHSPESAILSAVIFNAIVIPFLIPLALKGVTYKPIGASALLIRNLLWYGLGGIIVPFIGIKAIDVVVALFM